One region of Drosophila subobscura isolate 14011-0131.10 chromosome J, UCBerk_Dsub_1.0, whole genome shotgun sequence genomic DNA includes:
- the LOC117893051 gene encoding extensin-1: MKMQHRLICLALIALSSSALAQDYQGGYDYPVPKVSFTDGFPPPAPKVSSGYSYPKPVVPFQPELPKYRPPVQQIIPQEPKLVQGYSYPKPAVPFPPPTSGYAYPTPSIPFPPPPPSNPPPQPKQGYDYPKPSIPFPPPTLPPQKYLPPVTTAIPPQPKYLPPPQPTNPPQPKYLPPPQQKQGYDYPKPAIPFPPPTNPPQKYLPPVTPTKPPQPKYLPPVIKPTLPPQPKYLPPPPQPKQGYEYPKPIVPFPPPTNPPQVKQGYDYPKPAIPFPPPTNPPQKYLPPVIPTKPPQPKYLPPVKPTNPPQPKYLPPPPQPKTGYEYPKPVVPFPPPQKYLPPATTTQPPQPKYLPPVQATFPPQPKYLPPPQVKQGYDYPKPVIPFPPPTNPPQKYLPPPVSTAPPPPPPKYLPPRPTSPPQPKYLPPPQPTNPPQPKYLPPPQPKQGYEYPKPAIPFPPPTNPPQKYLPPVRVTIPPQPKYLPPPQPTNPPKPKYLPPPQPKQGYEYPKPAIPFPAPTLPPQKYLPPTTTTTPAPQPKYLPPPQPKQGYEYPKPAIPFPPPTNPPQKYLPPVVPTSPPQPKYLPPPQPKQGYEYPTPVIPFPPPAPKTDGYSYPKPAIAFDF; this comes from the exons ATGAAGATG caacATCGACTTATCTGCCTGGCGCTGATCGCCCTCAGTTCCTCTGCCCTGGCACAG GACTACCAAGGAGGCTACGACTATCCAGTGCCGAAGGTTTCCTTTACGGATGGCTTCCCACCGCCAGCACCCAAAGTGAGCAGCGGATATTCGTATCCAAAGCCAGTGGTGCCATTCCAACCGGAGCTGCCAAAGTACAGGCCGCCGGTGCAGCAGATCATTCCACAGGAGCCGAAACTGGTTCAGGGATACTCCTACCCGAAGCCAGCGGTGCCATTCCCACCACCGACGTCAGGATACGCTTATCCCACGCCATCCATTCCCttcccaccaccaccacccagcAATCCTCCACCACAGCCGAAACAGGGCTATGACTATCCCAAACCCAGCATCCCATTCCCACCTCCCACACTCCCACCCCAGAAATACCTGCCTCCTGTGACGACTGCGATCCCACCGCAGCCCAAGTATCTGCCTCCTCcgcaaccaaccaacccaccGCAGCCCAAGTACCTGCCACCACCTCAGCAGAAGCAGGGCTATGACTATCCCAAGCCAGCCATTCCCTTCCCACCACCGACGAATCCACCACAGAAGTACCTGCCACCAGTGACGCCCACGAAGCCCCCACAGCCGAAATACTTGCCTCCAGTCATCAAGCCAACACTGCCACCCCAGCCAAAGTACCTGCCGCCACCACCTCAGCCGAAACAGGGCTACGAGTACCCAAAACCCATCGTTCCATTCCCACCGCCAACGAATCCACCACAGGTCAAACAGGGATACGATTATCCAAAGCcagccattccattcccaccgCCCACCAATCCTCCACAGAAATACCTTCCTCCCGTTATCCCAACGAAGCCACCGCAACCCAAGTACTTGCCTCCCGTGAAGCCCACAAACCCACCACAGCCTAAATAcctgccacctcctcctcaGCCCAAAACGGGTTATGAGTATCCCAAGCCCGTCGTTCCATTCCCACCACCACAGAAATATTTGCCACCTGCAACTACCACACAGCCACCACAGCCCAAATACTTGCCCCCCGTCCAAGCCACTTTCCCGCCCCAGCCTAAATATCTGCCACCTCCGCAAGTGAAACAGGGATACGATTACCCCAAGCCCGTCATTCCATTCCCACCGCCAACGAATCCACCACAGAAATATTTGCCTCCTCCCGTTAGCACagctcctccaccaccaccacctaaGTACTTGCCGCCTAGGCCAACCAGCCCACCACAGCCCAAGTACCTTCCCCCtccccaaccaaccaacccaccACAGCCCAAGTACCTTCCACCTCCCCAGCCCAAACAGGGCTATGAGTACCCCAAGCCCGCCATCCCATTCCCACCTCCAACTAACCCACCACAGAAATACTTGCCACCCGTTAGGGTAACCATTCCCCCACAGCCCAAGTACCTGCCACCTCCCCAACCTACCAACCCACCAAAACCTAAATATCTGCCACCCCCGCAGCCCAAACAGGGCTACGAGTACCCAAAACCTGCAATTCCCTTCCCAGCTCCCACACTCCCACCACAGAAATACTtgccacccaccaccaccaccacacctGCACCACAGCCCAAGTACCTGCCACCTCCCCAGCCCAAACAGGGCTACGAGTACCCCAAGCCAGCCATCCCATTCCCACCACCCACAAATCCACCACAGAAATATCTCCCTCCCGTTGTGCCCACCAGCCCGCCACAACCCAAGTACCTTCCCCCACCCCAGCCGAAGCAGGGATACGAGTATCCCACACCAGTCATTCCCTTCCCCCCTCCCGCACCCAAGACCGATGGTTACTCCTATCCGAAGCCAGCGATCGCCTTTGATTTCTGA